The DNA segment GTTCAATAAATTATGCAGCCGGCACCGTCTGCCTCCCGTGCTTTCTTCCTGCCCCACCGCCACAGTCGTGGAGACTTGGGGGCGCAGGCCGCCAGGCCCGGCCCTACAGCGGCCAGCGAGTGTCCACGGTGATGGGCGGGCAGCTGAGGAAGCGGAAGCCGAACCTGCTCTCAGCCGTGCTCTGCACCGACAGCGCCACCATTGGACAGCCGCAGTCCACCCTCTTCCGGCACACCTGGGGGGGCGGAACCCGAGAGGCCGCTGGACGGGAAGGGACGGGGCCTGGCAGGGGGCGGGGGTCTGATGATGGGCGTGGCCTAGTGAAGGGGCGGGGTAGGGGCGTGGCCTGATGGTGGGGCGGGGTCTGAGGGCAGGCGGGGTCTGATGGTGGGGCGGGGCCTGAGGGTGGGGCGTAGTCtgagggcagggcctggtggAGAGGCAGGGTCTgagggtggggcggggcctgAGGGTAGGCGGGGCCTGAGGGCAGGCGGGGCCTGAGGGTGAGGCCAGGGCCCCGGTGGAGGGGAGGGGTCTGAGGGCCGGAGGGGCCTAAGGGCGGGGGATCCTggtggaggagcctgagggcGGGGCCTGGTGGAGGGGCGGGGTCTGTGGACGTGGTCttagggcggggcggggcggggcactCACCCGGATTTTGTGGTCCTTCCTACCCTGGCAGTCCTGGAGGCCCACCCCGACCTCTGCTGGGAAGAGGATGGGTGGGGTGCGCCGGGCGCCCCCTCCTTGCCGGCCGCCCCTCCTCCACGTTCCTCCCAGCTGCGCACTCAGCACTCACCGGGGATGGGGATGGAGGGCAAGAGCTCTGGGTGGGTCTGGGCCACGTCCTCGGGCCATACTGGCGCCTCCCGCTGGCGGAGGAGCTTGATGGTACTCAAGCGGGGCAATTGGACCCTTGGCCTGGCGAGGAGGGGTCGTGAGAGACAGCCTGCCAGCGGGAAGGGGTGGTCCCGGGGCAGACGCGGCCTGGGGAGGTGGAAGACCTGAGGGGAGGCCAGAACAGGCGGAAGGGTGggacctggggaggtggggggcagtcCTAGCAGGGAGTCTGGGGTCTTTGCCAAGTCCTGGGcggctaaccctaaccctaaccctgggGAGGAAGCAGGCACTGAAGGACCCGCGGTCCCCACCCCGGCCTCCGGCGCCCAGCCCGGGCCTCCCGCACCCGACCCTTGCGCGGGGGTCGAGGCTGGGGCTGATGCTCCGCAAGGTCAGCTTCGGGCCGGGCCTCTGAAAGTGGGAAACAGTCGATGGACAAGTCGGTGTTGTCTGCGAAGATCCTGGACACTGGGGTCACGCAGTGTGGGGACTGGTGCTCGCTGAGGACCTACGAGGCCGTGGGAAACACGGAAGTCACCCCTACTCCACAAAGCCGGCCCGTCCCCCCACCCGCGCTGGGACCTGCTCTGACCTCGCCTTGGGGGTTCAGGAGGAGGGTCACGCAGCTTCGGCTGGAGTAGAAGTGGACGGGCTCCCGGCCCAAGGAGGAGAGCTGCTGCCGCCTGGTACTGCAGGGCCCCTCACCCCACACCTGGTAACAGCCGGGGGGTGAGGGGCACCGGGTGAAGGGCTGGCCGCTGGAGGGCTGGGCCTCAAGGGGCGCGGGGAGCGGGGCTCACCGTGATGTGGTGCCGCGGAGGCAGCAGGGTGCTGGGTGGGAAGCGGTACATGCACACGGGGAAGTCGAGCACCAGCTGCTGCAGCACGAAGCCGCCCAGGTCCACCGTCTCCTCCAGCGACTGGTTGAGGATGCGCACGAACCTCTGGCGGCGGCTAACCGCCATGATCTTCAGGCAGGAGCccgaggggctggggctggagtgCAGGCAGGGGCTCTGTGCCAAGTCAGTGGGGTCCCTTCCGCCACAGTCCCTCTAGGAGACCTGACCCTGCAGTCCCAGCTGGGTCCCCTCCTCACCTTGGACAGCGCCTGGAATGCCAGAGATGGGAATCCACCCCAGACTCAGGCTCCGGGCCATTCTTGCCCTGTTCGTCTGAGTGGGTTTTCTGGAGATGCACGGAGAGGCGGGCTGCCTGGGAGGGGAACCCCAATTTGGAGGGTCCAGGGTCCACCGAGGACATCTCCTGTGAGGCTGGACCTGGCCCGCAGTGCCCTGAAGGTCCATGTGGGAGAGGAGCAGCACTAGGGATCAGATCTGAGCAGGAGGGATAGTGGCCCCCCGCACCTGGGAGAAGCAGAGAAATACCATGCAGtacttggtggggggtggggcggccAGTGGATTCACGCCAGAGCACAAAGGCAGCGGCAGGAGTCCTCCAAGCCCACCCTAACCCCCAGGGACAGGGTTGGAGAGGCCCCCACACACTGGGCAACCGTGAAAGCCAGGAGGTTAGGGGGATGTCCTTCGGGGCTTGGGGCAGAGATCACAGTCCTGCAGGCGTGGGAAGGGGAAGAAACCAGGAGAGACCCGCCCCGCTCCACCTTCGAATGTTGCCTGACTGTCCCTGCAGAGGCTCTGTGCCCGCGCCTCCACCTGCTTGGCAGTGTGGCTAGGCACTGAGGGAGGGTCCCCTGTTACTGTATGCACGCGACTATGCGCCGCCAGCTGGCTGTTGCTGGACTCGGAGTCGGCACCCCCAGAGCTGCTGGTGCCCGCCAAGGGCAGGGAGCTCCACTCGACACTCTTGAGATTGTGCTCTTGGTGCCTACAGCACAGCTCTGAGCTCCACTGGTCAGGCGGTGAGGCTGTTGGGAGCTGCGAGGTCCGGGGGTGCCTGCAGGTCATGACCAACTTGCTGCCCAGACCTCTGGCTCCTGGACACCAGCTCTGCCCCCATCTGACCTCCATCAGATGGGGGCAGGGCCCACCAAGTTGTGGCCCCAGTCCCTAGGACCCCACCTGAGCAAAGGGCTCATGGGTAGACAGAGATGACCCCAGAACGATTTCCCTTCATCCCTGACTGCAAGCTGCAGGTCAGAGAACTGACGCTTGGAAAGTTTAAATGACCTGTCCCCAGACACTAAAGGATGGAACTGGACTTTGGTTCATCCCAGCCAAGGCAGGCCCTCCCCTCTTCTACCTCCCCCTGGGGAGTCCCCATCCAGTGCAGTTACTTTTGATCTGAGCTGGACTCGAGGTTGGTGAAGAGGTTGGGGTACCGGTGTGCAATGCTGTTCCAGTCCACATCCTCCAGCCGGAAACCCTGGCCAGGGAACAACAGGCAGGTGACCTGACGCTCCTGCAGGACTGCAGATCCAAGAACATACCTGGAGGGCCTCATTTACCTCCCCAGCAGTGGGGGCCTGATCATTCTCAGAGAAGTCACTGAGGTCCATCAGGGTCTCTGCCGTCACCACCTGCAAAGGGGACAGGAGGCcagcaggcaggggctggggcggggAGCACAGCCCTCTGCCCAAGGCCACTCTGCCCTCCAGCCTCCCCAGCACCTGAGGCACACACTTGCTAAGAGCCAGGTGGGAGGGaccacaggcttggttgctcgtccctggtccaggaggcagGCCTCCAGGGAGGCCAAGGCCCCTGAGTGGAAGCACCAGTCTGAAGGGGGCAGCCAGCTGACCAAGGAGGGTGGGCTGGGGGGCCACCCATAGCCAGGCTCACCTCCACGCTGCCCGTGGAAGACCGCAGCACGCGGCCCACCCAGGAGGAGCGGGCCAGCTGCAGGAGGCAGGACTTCTGGAAGGCCTGCAGCTCGGCCTCCAGCTGCCGCAGCGCGTCCTCGGCCTGCTGCAGCCTCTCCTCCAGACGCTTCTTCTCCTGCTCGGGTGGGTCAGCAGTGGGCGGGGCCTTCCGACCCCTATCCTGGCCCGCCCCACCCTGGCTCGGcctcaccccccgccccgcccccgtccCTGATCCCTCTTGCCCTTCACCAGTTGGGCCTTTTCCTTCTGTGCTTTCAACTCCAACGTCAGCTTTTGGACCTGGTTTTGCAGGAACTTATCCTTACTTCTTGAGCTCCTAGGGAAGGGGTAGTCTCAGCAGCTCCACTTCTGGGTCCGCAGCCTCTTCACTCATTAGGGTGCCCTGGCCAGGCAGGCGGGTCAGGCCCTGAAGACGTCTGGGTCGGAGGCCGGGTCTAGGCTGGGTTCAACACCCATCAACATGCTTGGGGGCTAGGGTCTGGGTGGTTTACAGTGTATTAACTTCTTTAGGGTTAGGGCAGAGAAAGCATTGacacccgctccagtactcttgcctggaaaatcccatggacaggagcctggtaggctgcagtccatggggtcgctaagagtcgggcacgactgaagcgacttagcagcagcagcagcagcagcagggttagggCAGGGGATCAGAGCCAGGTAAGGACTGGGGCTAGAGGCATAGGTCAGGGTCAGGGCAGGGGTCAGGCTTGGTGGTTGACGTTGGAATCAGACATAAACCCCAGGTTAAGGACGGGCCGGGGACTGAGTGGGTGGGGGACCAGTGCACACCACTGACCTCTCGGCTGGAAGCCCAGCCACCTCCTGTAGGATACGGCAGTGTCGGGCTTCACGCTGATTCTGGATGGCCCACCGCAGGGCCTGGATCTCCAACTCCCTCTGCCCCCAGAGCAGCCGCAGGGTGCGGGGGTCCAGGGAGTCCAAGGCCGACCTGAAACACCAGCCCCCCTCGCTGCTTGGTCAGGCCCTACCGTCTGGCTGGCCTGCCCGAGCAGCTGACCACACCCCTCCCCTCCTTACTGCAGGTTGATGGAGGAGACCATCCTGGTGGAGCTGGGCTTGGCATTCTGAGGGTGTGTGGAAGCCACAGGGTCTGCAGCGGCGCCCACTGGAGGCCCCATGTGGCCACTCACTGGTTCTCGGTCCACCAGAGACGTGAGAGCCTCTTCCTCAGCGTCTTCAGCCTCCTGACAAGACTTGGGGGCCATTCTTGATGTTGCTGGGGGCGCGTAGAGGAGGGGTGCTGGGGCTTCACCGGGTCTGGTGTGTGCACCCTGCAGGGCTCTCCGTACACAGCCAACCTTGTGTATGGTGCCCCCAGACGGCCCTGCTGGTTCACGGGGTGTCGCTCTCCAAGAGGGGGTgcgcgtgtgtatgtgtgtgtgagtgtgcgtgtgtgtctgccCCACTGAATGGCACACTACTAGTCACCTGAGTGTCTACACCTGCGCGTTTCTGAGCAGACCAAGGCAGCAGGCCACCCCACCCCTGGCACAATGTCCTTGGGTGCTCAGCCATTCCCTGTCATCTCTTCTCTGTCACCCTTGCCTCCAGGACCTGAGTGCCTGTCCCCCAGCCTAGAGCACGGGTCCCCAAAGGTGCTGGTCCTTCACTGGTGCGGTCTCTGTCCCCTCAGAGCCGGGGTCCTCCCCAACACTCACCTGAGGCCTGAGGTCCAAGCAGGCCTGGGGAGAGAAAGGAGCTACAGGGTTGCCATGGATACCAGCAGCCAGAGGGGAGGGGCTGTTTGTTACCAGGAGCCTCCAGGGAGACCCAGACCAGGGCCCCAGGTGAACCCTGGCCCCGTCCTTGTCCAGCCTTAAGGAGAAGCTGTGAGGGGCTGACCGACAGCCCAGCTAACCTCAGCAGACCCAGGAGACACAGAGTGACCCACAGGGCCTGCCACCATCACCCGCTCAGCTCAACAGCCCCAACCAACCCTGGGGAGGCTCCCGTGGGCCCTCCCTGGCTGACCATGGCAGTCGGTGGGTGTTGGGGGGCACTGCTGCTCTGTGAGTGTGTCCACAGGCCAGAAGGACGGCGGTGCTAAGCATGTGACCTCACTGGGGCCCAGCTGTctggggaaagggaagagagggaggggtgAGCCCTGAGGACCTGGGCCAGCGGCTTGCTGAACTCTGGCCCCAGGGGGCCCCTTCCAtgccctcccccgcccctttGCCATACTGACTGCTGTGCCTTTAGCTCCTAAGCCCCAGTACAGAAGCCTCCCTCCCGGGGTTCACCCACAGCACTGGAGTGACTGTGAGGAGCCTTGGGACACATAATGACAACGATAGTATCTAACTGAACGCAGAGTTCcggagaagagcaaggagaggtcagaagaccttcttaaatgaacctgcaaagaaatagtggaaaataatagagtgggaaagatcacatatctcttcaagaaaattggagatgccaggggaacatttcatgtgaagatgttCGTGATAAATGACGGAAACAgtaaggacataacagaagcagaagagactaagaagaggtggcaagaaaacacagaagtactatacaaaaaaagatcttaatgacctggatacccacgatggtgtgatcactcacctagagccagacgtcctagagtgtgagtcaagtgggccttaggaagcatcactatgaacaaagctagtggagttgatggaattccagctgagctatttaaaaattttaaaagatgatgctgttaaagtggtgtactcaatatgctagcaaatttggaaaactcagcagtggccacaggactagaaaagatcagttttcattccaatcccaaagaagagcaatgccaaaaatcttcaaactaccacacaattgcactcttttcacatgctagcaaggtcatactcaaaattcttcaagctaggcttcaatagtatgtgaattgagaactgatgttcaagctggatttagaaaaagcagaggaaccagggatcaaattaccaatatccattggatcatagaaaaagcaagagaactccagaaaaacatttacttctgcttcactgactatgctaaagcctttgactgtgtggatcacaaaaaactctggaaaattcttcaagagatgggaataccagaccaccttacctgtctcctgagaaatctgtacgcaggtcaagaagcaacagttagacccagacatggaataacgggctggtcccaaattgggaaaggacacatcaaggctgtattttgtcaccctgtttatttaacttctatgcagagcacatcatgtgaaatgctgggctggaggagtcacaggctgaaatcaaaattgctgggagaaatttcaacaacctcagatatagagaaggagaaggcaatggcaccccactccagtgctcttgcctggtaaatcccatggacggaggagcctggtgggctgcagtccatggggtctcgaagagtcggacacgactgagcaacttcactttcacttttcatgcattggagaaggaaatggcagcccactccagtgttcttgcctggagaatcccagggacaggggagcctggtaggttgccgtctatggggttgcacagagttggacacgactgaagcgacttagcagcagcagcagcagcagcagatacacaGACGATAccgctctaatggcagaaagcagagacaaactaaagagcctcttgatagggtgaaggaggagagtgagagTGCTGCtttgaaactcaacatccaaaaaactaagatcaggcatccagtctcatcacttcatggcaaatagaagggggaaaatgtagaaccagtgacaggttttattttcttgggctccaaaatcactgtggatggtgacagtagccatgaaattaaaagacacttgctccttggaagaaaagctatgacaaacttagcgtattaaaaaagcagagacatcacattgctcaaaaaagtccatatagtgagagctatgtttttttcatgtGGTTTTCCGTATACAACCATAtggttgtgtggatcacaacaaactgtggaaaattcttcaagagatgggaataccagaccaccttacttcctcctgagaaatctgtatgcaggtcaagaagcaacagttagaaccagacatggaacggactggtttcaaattggcaagggagtacttcaaggctgtatattgtcaccctgcttatttaacttatatgcagagtacatcatgtgaaatgccaggctggctgaagcacaagctgaaatcaagattgtcaggagaaatatcaataacctcatatatgcagataacattACTCTTATGGCTGaaatcgaagaagaactaaagagcctcttgatgaaagtgtaagaggagagtgaaaaagctggcttaaaattcaatattaaaaaaactaagaccatggcatccagtcctataacttcatggcaaatagatggggaaacaatggaaacaatgagagactttattttcttaggttccaaaatcactgcaaaggtgactgtagccatgaaagtaaaagacacttgctccctggaagaaaagctatgaccaacctagacagtatattaaaaagcagagacattactttgccaacaaacgtccttCTAgtcagttatggtttttctagtagtcatgtatggatgtgagagttggactataaagaaagctgagcgctggagaattgatgtttttgaactgtggtgttggagaagacttttgagagttccttggactgcaaggagatccaaccagtcaatcctaaaggaaaacagtcctgaatgttcattggaaggactgatgctgaagctgaagctccaatactttggccacctgatgcaaagagttgactcattggaaagaacctgatgctgggaaagattgagggcaggagaaggggacgacagaggatgacatggtaggatggcatcaccgactcaatggacgtgaatttgagcaagctccgcaagttggtgagggacagggaagcctggtgtgctgcagtccatggggtcgcaaagagttggacacaacagagcgactgaactgaactgaactgatggtttttccagtagttatgtgtggatgtgagagttgaaccatgaagAATGCTGAGAGCCTTCAGctgagcagaagaattgatgctttcaatgtTTTGTGCTAGAGAAGAAAGTatattaatcctgaatattccctggaaagactgatgctcaagctgaagttccaatactttggccacctgatgcgaagagccaactcattggaaaaggccctggtTCTGGGacaaattgaaagcaaaaggagaagggggtgacagaggatgaggtggttggatggcatcaccaactctatggacatgagtttgaacaaagttGGGGgaatagtggagggcagaggagcctggcatactacagtctatggggtcagaaagagtcggatgtgacttagggGCTGAACAATACCGAATAGCTCCCTTGCCCGTGGACCTGGACAAAAGTGAGCCCCAGACCTGACCCGTAAGACCATGCCCTCTACTTTTTGCCCCACCTTCATTCCCTCACCATGCATTCATTCAGACTTTCAACTTTTGCTCCTGCAGGCCTTGTAGTGGGCAGGAGGGAGAAACCCCCGCTCTGGGCCAGTCTGACTTGGGCAGTGCAGGTTCTAGGCGTCCTTGCTGCTGATCCACACAGAGAGCACTGAGACTATGAGGGACTCCGGCTGCCTCGCCGGCCGGGGATCTCCGGGCAGAATAGCAGGACTCGCCTGGCGGAGGAGTGTGTTTACAGCTCGGGCCAGCCTTGGGCCCCACTGAGCCTCAGACAAAGAGCCCAAGGCCTTTGTCCCAGTCAACCTCTTGGCGGCCCCCTCCCCCATCAGGATTGTCAGCCTGGCAGCAGCCGGAGAGGACCAGCGGCCAACCAGCTCCACTCCCTCCCGTCTTGAGCCCCCGGACTCCCGCGCGTCCCATCACGTCCCAGGCGAGGGGAGGGGCGATGTCAGCCCCGTTGCCCTCCTGGGTGCAAGCCAGGCTCGCGGGGTCCCGGGCCGGCGCCCGGTCCCTTAGGCGGGAGACTCATCAGACGGGACGGCTTCTGCCAAAGTCAGCCAGGAAACGCGGCCAGGCACCTGCCCCACGCGCCGCCTGCGCCACGGAAGGCAGCGCTCTTCCGCGCGGTGAGCGGGTTCGGGGCGCGCGTGGACCCGGGCGCTCTCGGCCCCTCGCGCCGCCGAGCCCCGCCCACACCTGGGCGccgccgggggcggggcgggcggggagcCAATGGGGAGGCCCAGGGGAAAGGCTCTGCGTAGGTGACTAATGGGCGTAGGCGCGGAGTGGGCGGGGCGCGCGGTGCAGCCAATGGGGGCGAGAGGGGCGGGGCGCGCGGGCAGCGAGCCAATGGGGCGGCGGGCCGGGGCGCTCCCGCGGCGCTGGAGGCGGCAGGTTGCGGCGGCGCCCGGAGCCTGGCAGCAGCCAGTCCGCGTCCGGATTCCGGAGGCCGGTCAGCGTCCAGGTGAGCCGCGCCGAGTTCCGGGGCCTTCGCGGCGCAGGGCGTGGCCCTGGGCTGCGACTCCGACGGAGGGGCGGGAGCCGGGCCGGCGAGGGGGCCGCGCCGCACCTGCACCCGCCGAGAGCGGGGACTGCGGCCTCGCGGCGAGCGCGGGGCCGCGCGGTAGCAGGGAGGGGCCGCCCGCGCCGGGTGCGGCGGGTCTGCGGTGTCGAGGGCTGCGCGCGGACGCCCCGCGGGAGGGGCTGTGCCCTTCAAGCCGGGTGGCCCGGTCTGGTTAATGATTTGCTTGGTTCCGGGAGTGGGGCCGGCCGAGAGCAGGCTGGGGAGTGGGGCAGCCTCCGAGCGCTGCGGGAGGGCCCTCTGGTTCCCTCTCTGGGGGGGCACTGGCCtttgctgccccacccccaggaatGTGCGGCCTCCGTGTGGGGCTGCGCACCAGATGCCGAGGGGCAGCAGTCCCGAGCCAGTTCCGGGGTGCGGGGCAGGCCTGAGGAGGAAGAGCCGGCCAAGCCGAGCTGGGGCCAGGCGGGGCCTGACCCCGTGGCCCTCGCCCTCGCTGCAGGACAGGCATGCTCTCAGGACTGGCGGCCATGGAGCTGAAGGTGTGGGTGGACGGCATCCAGCGCGTGGTTTGTGGGGTTTCAGAGCAGACCACCTGTCAAGAAGTGGTCATTGCACTAGCCCAAGCCATAGGTGAGTTCCCTGAAGCACAGATGGGCCCAGCAGGTGGCT comes from the Bos mutus isolate GX-2022 chromosome 22, NWIPB_WYAK_1.1, whole genome shotgun sequence genome and includes:
- the LMNTD2 gene encoding lamin tail domain-containing protein 2, with product MVLRVRQLGPSEVTCLAPPSFWPVDTLTEQQCPPTPTDCHGLLGPQASATSRMAPKSCQEAEDAEEEALTSLVDREPVSGHMGPPVGAAADPVASTHPQNAKPSSTRMVSSINLQSALDSLDPRTLRLLWGQRELEIQALRWAIQNQREARHCRILQEVAGLPAERSSRSKDKFLQNQVQKLTLELKAQKEKAQLEKKRLEERLQQAEDALRQLEAELQAFQKSCLLQLARSSWVGRVLRSSTGSVEVVTAETLMDLSDFSENDQAPTAGEGFRLEDVDWNSIAHRYPNLFTNLESSSDQKHPRTSQLPTASPPDQWSSELCCRHQEHNLKSVEWSSLPLAGTSSSGGADSESSNSQLAAHSRVHTSLPQAPKDIPLTSWLSRLPSVWGPLQPCPWGLGWAWRTPAAAFVLWRESTGRPTPHQVLHGISLLLPGAGGHYPSCSDLIPSAAPLPHGPSGHCGPGPASQEMSSVDPGPSKLGFPSQAARLSVHLQKTHSDEQGKNGPEPESGVDSHLWHSRRCPSPSPSGSCLKIMAVSRRQRFVRILNQSLEETVDLGGFVLQQLVLDFPVCMYRFPPSTLLPPRHHITVWGEGPCSTRRQQLSSLGREPVHFYSSRSCVTLLLNPQGEVLSEHQSPHCVTPVSRIFADNTDLSIDCFPLSEARPEADLAEHQPQPRPPRKGRVREARAGRRRPGPRVQLPRLSTIKLLRQREAPVWPEDVAQTHPELLPSIPIPAEVGVGLQDCQGRKDHKIRVCRKRVDCGCPMVALSVQSTAESRFGFRFLSCPPITVDTRWPL